A genomic stretch from Nitrobacter winogradskyi Nb-255 includes:
- a CDS encoding acetyl-CoA C-acetyltransferase translates to MSDDVVIVSAARTPVGSFNGALATTPAHALGAIAIKAALERAGVEPGRVSEVIMGQILTAAQGQNPARQASIGAGVPVESPAWGVNQLCGSGLRTVALGYQAILNGDSEIVVAGGQESMSMAPHAQHLRGGVKMGNLELIDTMIRDGLWDAFNGYHMGNTAENVARQYQITRQQQDEFAAASQNKAEVAQKAGRFKDEIVPVTVKNRKGDIVVDTDEYPKAGVTADSIAKLRPAFEKDGTVTAANASGINDGAAAVVLMSAAQASKEGKTPLARIVSWAHAGVDPKIMGTGPIPASRAALKKAGWAIGDLDLIEANEAFAAQACAVNKDLGWDTSRVNVNGGAIALGHPVGASGARVLVTLLHEMQKRDARKGLATLCIGGGMGIAMCVERG, encoded by the coding sequence ATGTCGGACGATGTCGTCATCGTCAGCGCCGCCCGCACTCCGGTGGGAAGTTTCAACGGCGCGCTGGCCACGACGCCAGCCCACGCGCTCGGCGCTATCGCCATCAAGGCCGCGCTGGAGCGGGCGGGAGTCGAGCCCGGACGGGTTTCCGAGGTCATCATGGGCCAGATTCTGACCGCGGCGCAGGGCCAGAATCCGGCGCGTCAAGCGTCGATCGGCGCTGGCGTTCCGGTGGAAAGCCCGGCCTGGGGCGTCAACCAGCTTTGCGGTTCCGGCCTTCGCACCGTCGCGCTCGGTTATCAGGCCATCCTGAACGGGGATTCGGAGATCGTCGTCGCCGGGGGACAGGAATCAATGAGCATGGCGCCGCACGCGCAGCATCTGCGCGGCGGCGTGAAGATGGGCAACCTCGAACTGATCGACACCATGATCAGGGACGGGCTATGGGACGCGTTCAACGGCTACCACATGGGCAACACCGCCGAGAATGTCGCGCGCCAGTACCAGATCACCCGCCAGCAGCAGGACGAGTTCGCCGCCGCCTCGCAGAACAAGGCGGAGGTCGCGCAGAAGGCAGGCCGCTTCAAGGACGAGATCGTGCCCGTCACCGTCAAGAACCGCAAAGGCGATATCGTGGTCGACACGGACGAGTATCCGAAGGCCGGCGTGACGGCCGACTCCATCGCCAAGCTGCGGCCCGCTTTTGAAAAGGACGGCACCGTGACCGCGGCGAATGCGTCGGGAATCAATGACGGCGCGGCGGCCGTGGTGCTGATGTCGGCCGCGCAGGCTTCGAAAGAGGGCAAGACTCCCCTCGCCCGCATCGTCTCCTGGGCCCATGCCGGCGTCGACCCCAAGATCATGGGCACCGGCCCGATTCCGGCGTCCCGCGCCGCGCTGAAAAAAGCAGGCTGGGCGATCGGAGACCTCGACCTCATCGAAGCCAACGAAGCCTTCGCGGCGCAGGCCTGCGCCGTCAACAAGGATCTCGGCTGGGATACCTCCAGGGTCAACGTCAATGGCGGCGCGATCGCCCTCGGTCATCCGGTCGGCGCCTCGGGCGCGCGCGTGCTGGTGACGCTGCTTCACGAAATGCAGAAGCGAGACGCCAGGAAGGGCCTTGCCACGCTATGCATCGGTGGCGGCATGGGCATCGCGATGTGCGTCGAGCGCGGCTGA
- the fmt gene encoding methionyl-tRNA formyltransferase, with protein MPLRLIFMGTPDFAVPTLQQLVAHGHEIAAVYTREARPAGRGMKLQPTPVAREAQRLGLPVLTPKTLKTQESQDQLRSYGADAAVVVAYGLILPQAILDAPRYGCYNLHASLLPRWRGAAPINRAVMAGDAESGVMVMKIDAGLDTGDVAMAERVPITDAMTASDLHDTLAPLGADLMARAMDALERGELRLTKQSEQGVASTVTYAAKIDKAEAHIVWSNPAREVLRHIHGLSPFPGAWCEMPVDGEAVRIKILRCELAEGAGSPGDLLDDRLTIACKDGAIRVLELQRAGKPPMKAAAFLNGTPLTPPLRLD; from the coding sequence ATGCCGCTTCGCCTGATCTTCATGGGCACGCCCGATTTCGCGGTGCCGACCCTGCAGCAACTCGTAGCCCACGGCCACGAGATCGCGGCCGTCTACACCCGCGAGGCAAGACCCGCCGGCCGCGGCATGAAGCTGCAGCCGACACCCGTGGCGCGGGAAGCGCAGCGGCTCGGCCTCCCCGTGCTGACGCCGAAAACGCTGAAGACGCAGGAATCGCAGGACCAGCTTCGTTCGTACGGAGCCGATGCCGCGGTCGTCGTCGCCTACGGTCTGATCCTGCCGCAGGCGATCCTCGATGCCCCGCGATACGGCTGCTACAATCTGCACGCATCGCTGCTGCCGCGCTGGCGCGGCGCCGCGCCGATCAACCGCGCCGTCATGGCCGGCGACGCTGAAAGCGGCGTCATGGTCATGAAGATAGATGCCGGCCTCGACACCGGCGACGTCGCCATGGCCGAGCGGGTCCCCATTACCGATGCGATGACGGCCTCCGATCTACATGACACGCTGGCGCCGCTGGGGGCTGATCTGATGGCGCGGGCGATGGACGCGCTGGAGCGCGGCGAGTTGCGCCTGACGAAGCAAAGCGAACAAGGCGTCGCCTCTACCGTCACCTACGCCGCCAAGATCGACAAGGCCGAAGCGCACATCGTTTGGAGCAACCCTGCGCGCGAGGTGCTGCGCCACATTCATGGCCTGTCACCGTTTCCGGGCGCCTGGTGCGAGATGCCGGTCGATGGCGAGGCGGTACGCATCAAGATCCTGCGATGCGAGCTGGCGGAAGGCGCGGGATCACCGGGAGACCTTCTCGACGATCGCCTGACCATTGCGTGCAAGGATGGCGCGATCCGCGTTCTCGAATTGCAGCGCGCGGGAAAGCCGCCGATGAAGGCCGCCGCTTTCCTGAACGGCACGCCGCTGACGCCGCCGCTGCGGCTCGACTGA
- the phbB gene encoding acetoacetyl-CoA reductase, whose translation MARVALVTGGTRGIGGAISKALKAAGYNVAASYAGNDAAAEKFKAETGIPVHKWDVASFEACAGGIKQVEADLGPVEVLVNNAGITKDTAFHKMTFEQWSAVINTNLGSLFNMTRPLIEGMRARKFGRIINISSINGQKGQFGQVNYSAAKAGEIGFTKALALENAKTGITVNAICPGYINTEMVQAVPKDVIEKSILPQIPVTRLGEPEEIARAVVFLAADDAGFITGSTLSVNGGQYLA comes from the coding sequence ATGGCACGAGTGGCGCTGGTAACCGGAGGGACTCGCGGAATCGGCGGGGCGATCAGCAAAGCGCTGAAAGCGGCCGGCTACAACGTCGCGGCGAGCTACGCCGGCAACGACGCGGCGGCGGAGAAGTTCAAGGCGGAAACCGGGATTCCCGTCCACAAATGGGACGTCGCCTCGTTCGAGGCCTGCGCCGGCGGCATCAAGCAGGTCGAAGCGGACCTCGGGCCCGTCGAGGTGCTCGTGAACAATGCCGGCATCACCAAGGACACGGCCTTCCACAAAATGACGTTCGAGCAGTGGAGCGCCGTCATCAACACCAATCTCGGCTCGCTGTTCAACATGACGCGCCCGCTGATCGAGGGGATGCGGGCGCGCAAGTTCGGCCGCATCATCAACATCTCGTCGATCAATGGCCAGAAAGGCCAGTTCGGCCAGGTGAACTATTCGGCGGCGAAGGCCGGTGAGATCGGCTTCACCAAGGCCTTAGCGCTGGAGAACGCCAAGACCGGAATCACCGTGAACGCGATCTGCCCGGGTTACATCAACACCGAGATGGTGCAGGCGGTGCCGAAGGATGTCATCGAGAAAAGCATCCTGCCGCAAATTCCGGTGACGCGCCTCGGCGAGCCCGAGGAGATCGCGCGCGCGGTGGTCTTCCTCGCCGCCGACGACGCCGGCTTCATCACCGGCTCGACGCTTTCCGTCAATGGCGGGCAGTATCTGGCGTAG
- a CDS encoding AmpG family muropeptide MFS transporter, with product MTAPDAAAPIVSDVAPRASWRESMAVYLQPRVLIVMMLGFSSGLPLALSGSTLQIWMTESGIDLRAIGLFVLVGTPYTLKFLWAPLVDALHIPLLTRRFGRRRGWLVFSQLLLIAAILLLASTDPAKAPWFVALGALLVAATSATQDIVVDAFRVESLPESEQAAGMAAYVAAYRIGMLVSTAGALFFVSALEGTGLVRASAWAWGYVGMATMVLIGTVTALIATEPEQSVRAELATRAKGGFARIVNAAVGAFSEFIARKDALAILVFIVLFKFTDAFSGSMTAPFVIDLGFTRNDYAAIVKGVGLAATLIGGFAGGFVARRYPLAASLWIGGILQAVANLSFSWLAMVGVDQWALALAITAENFTSAIGTVIFVAYLSALCRNPLHTATQYALLTALAAVGRTYLSASAGFVAEATGWPLFFVICTLVALPSLILLAWLQRRGHFAALQA from the coding sequence ATGACCGCTCCGGACGCCGCCGCCCCGATCGTATCCGACGTTGCTCCCCGCGCGTCATGGCGCGAGAGCATGGCGGTCTATCTGCAGCCGCGCGTTCTCATCGTGATGATGCTCGGCTTCTCTTCCGGTCTGCCGTTGGCGCTGTCGGGCTCGACGCTGCAGATATGGATGACCGAATCTGGCATCGATCTGCGCGCGATCGGCCTGTTCGTCCTGGTCGGCACGCCCTATACGCTGAAGTTCCTGTGGGCGCCGCTGGTCGACGCCCTGCACATCCCGTTGCTGACGCGCCGGTTCGGCCGCCGGCGCGGCTGGCTTGTGTTCTCGCAACTGCTTCTGATCGCTGCGATCCTGCTGCTGGCCTCAACCGATCCGGCGAAGGCGCCGTGGTTCGTCGCGCTCGGCGCGCTGCTGGTGGCGGCGACATCGGCGACGCAGGACATCGTGGTCGACGCCTTCCGCGTCGAGAGCCTGCCGGAAAGCGAGCAGGCCGCCGGCATGGCCGCCTACGTCGCCGCCTATCGCATCGGCATGCTGGTCTCGACCGCCGGGGCTCTTTTCTTCGTCAGCGCGCTCGAAGGGACGGGTCTCGTCCGCGCCTCCGCCTGGGCGTGGGGCTATGTCGGCATGGCGACGATGGTTCTGATCGGCACCGTCACCGCGCTCATCGCCACCGAGCCCGAGCAATCCGTGCGCGCCGAACTGGCGACACGCGCCAAGGGCGGTTTCGCGCGCATCGTGAACGCCGCGGTCGGCGCATTCTCCGAGTTCATCGCCAGGAAGGATGCGCTCGCAATCCTGGTTTTCATCGTGCTGTTCAAGTTCACCGACGCGTTTTCCGGCAGCATGACCGCGCCGTTCGTTATTGACCTCGGCTTCACCCGCAACGACTACGCTGCCATCGTGAAGGGGGTCGGTCTTGCAGCGACGTTGATCGGCGGCTTTGCCGGCGGCTTCGTGGCGCGGCGCTATCCGCTGGCGGCGAGCCTGTGGATCGGCGGCATTTTGCAGGCGGTGGCCAACCTGTCGTTTTCATGGCTGGCGATGGTCGGCGTCGATCAGTGGGCGCTGGCTCTTGCGATTACAGCGGAGAATTTCACCAGCGCCATCGGCACGGTGATCTTCGTCGCCTATCTGTCCGCGCTGTGTCGCAATCCGCTGCACACCGCCACCCAGTATGCGTTGCTGACGGCGCTGGCCGCGGTCGGCCGGACCTATCTGTCCGCCAGCGCCGGATTCGTGGCCGAGGCCACCGGATGGCCGCTGTTCTTTGTGATCTGCACGCTGGTGGCGCTGCCGAGCCTGATCCTGCTGGCATGGCTGCAGCGGCGCGGTCACTTTGCCGCGCTGCAGGCGTAG
- the truA gene encoding tRNA pseudouridine(38-40) synthase TruA — protein MPRYKLTIEYDGGPFCGWQYQTNGPSVQGALEAAVKAICGDDVRVHGAGRTDAGVHALAQVAHCDIARHFMPDRLRDGLNAHLRPHPIGVLEAEIVPDSFEARFSARRRHYIYRIANRRANLAIDVGRVWRVPRPLDTEAMHAAAQRLLGKHDFTTFRDTECQAKSPEKTLDQLDVIRNGDNVSIITSARSYLHSQVRSMVGSLVWVGHGRWNADDLSGALAARRREACGPVAPPDGLYLARVDYEGSIPLRQDR, from the coding sequence ATGCCCCGCTACAAGCTCACCATCGAGTATGACGGTGGTCCCTTCTGCGGCTGGCAGTACCAGACCAACGGGCCGTCGGTGCAGGGCGCGCTGGAAGCGGCGGTCAAGGCGATTTGCGGTGATGACGTCCGCGTGCACGGCGCGGGCCGCACGGATGCCGGCGTTCATGCGCTGGCGCAGGTGGCGCATTGCGATATCGCCAGGCATTTCATGCCGGACCGGCTGCGCGACGGACTCAACGCTCATCTGCGGCCGCATCCAATCGGCGTGCTCGAAGCCGAGATCGTGCCAGACAGCTTCGAGGCGCGCTTTTCGGCACGCAGGCGACATTACATTTATCGCATCGCCAATCGCCGCGCCAATCTCGCCATCGATGTGGGGCGGGTCTGGCGCGTGCCCCGGCCGCTCGATACCGAAGCGATGCACGCTGCCGCGCAACGGCTGCTCGGCAAGCACGATTTCACGACCTTTCGCGACACCGAATGTCAGGCCAAATCGCCGGAAAAAACGCTCGATCAGCTCGACGTGATCAGGAACGGCGACAATGTCAGCATCATCACTTCGGCGCGCTCCTACCTGCACAGCCAGGTGCGCTCCATGGTGGGTTCGTTGGTGTGGGTCGGGCATGGCCGCTGGAATGCCGACGATCTGTCCGGCGCGCTGGCGGCGCGGCGGCGCGAAGCCTGCGGGCCGGTGGCGCCACCCGACGGATTGTACCTCGCGCGGGTCGATTACGAGGGGAGTATCCCCCTCAGGCAAGATCGATGA
- the yddG gene encoding aromatic amino acid exporter YddG → MTSRTATLIGLAAILMWSLLAVMTVATGRIPAFQLAAMTFAIGGLAGCVSWLFRPKGFRALRQPAAVWLVGVGGLFGYHALYFIALRQAPPAEAGLLNYLWPLLIVLFSAMLPGERLAPHHLIGSTLGLFGTVLLFAGNTSIVFERAQMSGLAAAFMAAFVWAAYSVLSRRLASVPTDVVAGFCLATAALAAVAHLLVEQTVWPDNAAQWLAIVALGIGPVGLAFYVWDIGVKRGDIRVLGAAAYATPLLSTSFLILAGFAKPTAALAVAAALIAGGGLIAAKDMIRK, encoded by the coding sequence ATGACCTCGCGCACCGCCACGCTCATCGGCCTCGCGGCCATTCTGATGTGGTCGCTGCTTGCGGTCATGACGGTCGCGACCGGACGCATCCCCGCGTTTCAACTCGCGGCCATGACGTTCGCGATCGGCGGTCTCGCCGGCTGCGTGAGCTGGCTGTTTCGTCCCAAAGGCTTCCGCGCGTTGCGACAACCGGCGGCCGTCTGGCTCGTGGGAGTCGGCGGGCTGTTCGGCTATCATGCGCTGTATTTCATCGCGCTGCGGCAGGCGCCGCCGGCCGAAGCAGGGCTCCTGAATTATCTCTGGCCGCTGCTGATCGTGCTGTTCTCCGCGATGCTGCCGGGTGAGCGGCTGGCGCCGCATCATCTGATCGGCTCGACCCTCGGGCTTTTCGGGACGGTTCTGCTGTTTGCGGGTAACACCTCGATCGTGTTCGAACGCGCTCAGATGTCCGGTCTCGCGGCGGCGTTCATGGCCGCGTTCGTCTGGGCCGCGTATTCGGTGCTGTCGCGCCGCCTCGCCTCGGTTCCGACCGACGTGGTCGCGGGATTTTGCCTGGCGACGGCCGCGCTGGCGGCGGTCGCGCATCTGCTCGTGGAACAGACGGTTTGGCCCGACAATGCGGCACAGTGGCTCGCGATCGTCGCGCTCGGCATCGGTCCCGTGGGCCTTGCCTTCTATGTCTGGGACATCGGCGTGAAGCGAGGCGACATTCGCGTGCTCGGCGCGGCCGCCTATGCGACGCCGCTGCTTTCGACCTCCTTCCTGATACTGGCAGGCTTCGCGAAGCCGACCGCGGCGCTCGCGGTCGCCGCCGCGCTGATCGCGGGAGGCGGCTTGATCGCGGCGAAGGACATGATCCGGAAATAG
- the def gene encoding peptide deformylase, whose translation MAIREIIILPDKQLRLVSRPIETVTPEIRKLADDMFETMYDAPGIGLAGIQIAQPLRIVTMDLARRDEEGELTPRPRVFINPEILSASEELSVYEEGCLSIPEYYEAVERPSRVRIRFTDLDGKVHEEDAEGLFATCIQHEIDHLNGVLFVDHLSKLKRDRVMKKFTKAAKFAAK comes from the coding sequence ATGGCTATTCGCGAAATAATCATCCTTCCGGACAAGCAGTTGCGCCTCGTATCCAGGCCGATCGAGACGGTGACGCCGGAGATCCGCAAGCTCGCCGACGACATGTTCGAGACCATGTACGACGCCCCCGGCATCGGGCTGGCCGGCATCCAGATCGCGCAGCCGTTGCGCATCGTCACCATGGACCTCGCCAGACGCGACGAGGAAGGTGAACTGACGCCGCGGCCGAGGGTTTTCATCAATCCGGAAATCCTGTCGGCGTCGGAGGAACTCTCGGTCTACGAAGAAGGCTGCCTGTCGATCCCCGAATATTACGAGGCGGTCGAGCGGCCCTCGCGGGTACGGATTCGCTTCACCGACCTCGACGGCAAGGTGCACGAGGAGGATGCCGAGGGCCTTTTCGCCACCTGCATCCAGCACGAGATCGACCATCTCAACGGCGTGCTGTTTGTCGATCACCTTTCGAAACTGAAGCGCGACCGCGTGATGAAGAAATTCACCAAGGCCGCCAAGTTCGCCGCGAAATAA
- a CDS encoding 5'-methylthioadenosine nucleosidase yields MSRILVLTAIEDELGRARLPDGVRVIYTGVGKINAASAATLALLTLHPDLVINYGTAGKINETLRGLVEVSTVVQRDMMAMPLAPRGRTPFAPELDLLTSGQSGVVCGTGDSFVTSSDPWLIENNVDIVDMELFAVAQVCRRHGLPWRAFKFITDDANDLAHQDWTANVKDGEGLFWDTLDRIR; encoded by the coding sequence ATGAGCAGGATTCTCGTTCTCACCGCCATTGAAGATGAACTCGGCAGGGCGCGGCTCCCTGACGGCGTCAGGGTGATCTACACCGGCGTCGGCAAGATCAATGCCGCCAGCGCGGCCACGCTGGCGCTGCTGACGCTGCACCCGGATCTCGTCATCAACTACGGGACAGCGGGAAAGATCAACGAGACGCTCCGGGGCCTCGTGGAAGTATCAACCGTCGTCCAGCGCGACATGATGGCGATGCCGCTGGCTCCGCGCGGACGCACGCCGTTTGCTCCCGAGCTTGATCTTCTGACGTCGGGCCAGTCTGGCGTCGTCTGCGGCACCGGCGACAGCTTTGTCACAAGCTCCGATCCATGGCTGATCGAGAACAACGTTGACATCGTCGACATGGAGTTGTTCGCGGTTGCGCAGGTGTGCCGGCGTCACGGCCTGCCGTGGCGTGCGTTCAAGTTCATCACCGACGACGCCAACGACCTCGCGCATCAGGACTGGACCGCCAATGTGAAGGACGGCGAGGGCCTGTTCTGGGATACGCTGGACCGGATTCGGTGA